Proteins found in one Quercus robur chromosome 2, dhQueRobu3.1, whole genome shotgun sequence genomic segment:
- the LOC126716121 gene encoding leucine-rich repeat receptor protein kinase HPCA1-like isoform X2, which yields MGGRTGTLLLLLLFMQYLVIALTANDASNDDFKGLLSLQDELKNTPNWKGSADPCDNWEGIRILTSMNLMGKLSSEISQLSELQTLDLSYNKNITGQLPSSIGNLMNLINLNLIGCSFSGSIPDTIGNLQKLITLSLNNNSFSGPIPTSIGRLSNLYWLDLAENQLDGPLPVSDGNTPGLDMLVKAKHFHLEKNKFLGEIPSKLFSSNMVLKHLLLSNNFLTGNIPETLGSVTDLEVIRFDRNSLSGPVPSNLNNLVNVGELYLSNNKLTGPIPDLTGMNNLHYVDMSNNSFDESDFPPWISSLESLTTLMMENTHCQGEVPVNLFSLTNLQTVVLRNNRLSGTLDVGTTYSNQLQLIDLQNNSIESFTTRAKGYDKKLILVDNPFCENKFESYCMVPQSKNTSTFSTPPNNCQPINCNLDQDSSPNCKCAYPYKGTLFFRAPSFSDLGNPSYYIDIQGSLMKFAQSHKLPVDSVSISNPFKDSSENLEMSIQVFPFGQDHFNRTGISNIGFVLSNQTFKPPDKFGPFYFKAMPYGPFSEEYTESKKQSSIAIIIGVAIGGTVLLLLLLLAGFYAFHQKRRAERASDQLHPFARWDPNNGSGGVPQLKGARCFSFEELKKYTNKFSEENSIGSGGYGKVYLGTLSTGQLIAIKRAQEESMQGGLEFKTEIELLSRVHHKNLVSLVGFCFDQGEQMLVYEYVPNGSLKDNLSGKSGFRMDWMRRLKIALGAARGLAYLHELANPPIIHRDIKSTNILLDEHLNAKVSDFGLSKPMGEGEKGHVSTQVKGTMGYLDPEYYMTQQLTEKSDVYSFGVLMLELITARMPIERGKYIVRVVQTAIDRTKDLYNLQEIIDPTIGLQTSLKGLEKFVDLAMRCVEESGSNRPAMGDVVKEIENIMQMVGLNPNAESTSTSASYEDVCKGNSGHPYSNEGFEYSGSFPTSKIDHQ from the exons atgggtggaagaacaGGAActctgctgctgctgctgcttttCATGCAATATTTGGTTATAGCACTCACAGCCAACGATGCTTCAAACGACGACT TTAAAGGTCTACTGTCTCTCCAGGATGAGTTGAAGAACACACCAAATTGGAAGGGTAGTGCTGATCCTTGTGACAATTGGGAAGGGATTAG AATATTGACAAGCATGAATTTGATGGGGAAACTATCTAGTGAGATCAGCCAGTTGTCTGAGTTGCAGACTTT gGATCTCTCTTACAACAAGAATATAACAGGACAACTTCCAAGTTCAATTGGGAATTTAATGAACCTAATAAACCT AAACCTGATCGGTTGCAGTTTCTCTGGCTCTATTCCAGACACAATAGGAAATCTACAGAAGCTAATTACTCT ATCTCTGAATAATAATAGCTTCAGTGGACCTATTCCTACTTCTATTGGTCGTCTTTCCAACCTTTATTGGCTAGACCTAGCTGAAAACCAGCTTGATGGACCTCTACCAGTCTCTGATGGGAATACACCTGGTCTCGATATGCTAGTTAAGGCAAAGCACTT CCATCTCGAAAAGAATAAGTTCTTAGGTGAAATTCCATCTAAACTTTTCAGCTCAAACATGGTTCTGAAACATTT gCTTCTTAGCAACAATTTTCTCACCGGCAACATTCCTGAAACCCTTGGATCTGTGACGGATTTGGAGGTGAT ACGCTTTGATAGGAATTCATTAAGTGGGCCCGTACCTTCAAACCTCAATAATCTTGTAAATGTTGGCGAGCT GTACTTGTCCAACAATAAGCTGACTGGTCCTATACCTGACCTTACTGGCATGAACAACCTCCATTATGT GGATATGAGCAACAATAGTTTCGATGAGTCTGACTTTCCTCCATGGATTTCATCCTTAGAGTCTTTGACGACATT AATGATGGAAAACACACATTGTCAAGGAGAAGTTCCTGTTAACTTATTCAGCCTTACCAATTTACAGACTGT GGTATTAAGGAACAACCGGCTCAGTGGCACCTTAGATGTTGGCACCACCTATAGCAACCAACTGCAACTTATCGATCTGCAGAACAATTCAATTGAAAGCTTCACAACAAGAGCTAAAGGATACGACAAGAAATTGAT ACTTGTGGATAACCCATTTTGTGAGAATAAATTCGAGAGTTACTGCATGGTTCCCCAATCAAAAAACACTAGTACATTCTCAACTCCACCAAATAACTGTCAGCCTATAAACTGCAATTTGGATCAAGATTCCAGCCCCAATTGTAAATGTGCATATCCATACAAGGGAACTCTATTTTTTCGTGCACCTTCCTTCTCAGATTTGGGAAACCCAAGTTACTACATAGATATTCAGGGGTCTCTAATGAAATTTGCGCAGTCCCACAAACTGCCTGTGGATTCAGTTTCCATAAGTAACCCCTTCAAAGACTCATCTGAAAACCTTGAAATGAGCATACAAGTCTTCCCATTTGGTCAAGATCATTTCAATCGAACAGGAATATCTAACATTGGGTTTGTGCTTAGCAACCAGACATTTAAGCCTCCAGATAAATTTGGACCCTTCTATTTTAAGGCTATGCCATATGGACCCTTTTCAG AGGAATACACAGAGTCAAAAAAACAGTCAAGCATAGCCATTATTATTGGAGTAGCAATTGGTGGCACTGTCCTGCTGCTTCTATTACTCTTAGCAGGGTTTTATGCATTCCACCAAAAAAGAAGAGCAGAGAGAGCATCTGATCAATTACACCCTTTTG CACGCTGGGATCCAAATAATGGCAGTGGTGGCGTTCCTCAGTTGAAAGGAGCAAGATGTTTCTCTTTTGAAGAGCTTAAGAAGTACACCAACAAGTTTTCTGAAGAAAATTCTATTGGATCTGGGGGTTATGGAAAG GTTTATTTGGGGACTCTTTCCACTGGTCAACTAATTGCCATCAAACGAGCTCAGGAAGAATCAATGCAGGGTGGCCTTGAGTTCAAAACCGAGATTGAACTTCTGTCAAGAGTTCATCATAAGAATCTTGTCAGCcttgttggtttttgtttcgATCAAGGTGAACAAATGCTTGTATATGAGTATGTTCCAAATGGATCTCTAAAGGATAACCTTTCAG GGAAGTCAGGATTTAGGATGGATTGGATGAGGAGACTAAAAATAGCACTTGGTGCAGCTAGAGGCCTGGCCTATCTTCATGAACTTGCTAACCCTCCTATTATACACAGGGACATTAAGTCAACCAACATTCTCTTGGATGAACACTTAAATGCAAAAGTTTCTGATTTTGGACTGTCTAAGCCTATGGGTGAAGGAGAAAAGGGCCATGTCAGCACTCAAGTTAAAGGCACAATG GGGTACTTGGATCCTGAGTATTACATGACTCAGCAATTGACTGAAAAGAGTGATGTATATAGCTTTGGAGTGCTAATGCTGGAGCTGATAACTGCAAGAATGCCAATTGAAAGGGGGAAATATATTGTAAGAGTGGTACAAACGGCAATTGATAGAACGAAAGATCTATACAACCTTCAAGAAATTATAGACCCTACCATTGGTTTGCAAACATCACTGAAAGGTCTAGAGAAGTTTGTGGACCTGGCAATGAGGTGTGTTGAAGAATCAGGAAGCAACAGGCCGGCAATGGGTGATGTGGTGAAGGAGATTGAGAACATAATGCAGATGGTTGGTTTGAACCCCAATGCTGAATCTACATCCACTTCAGCCAGTTATGAGGATGTATGTAAGGGGAACTCAGGCCATCCTTACAGCAATGAGGGCTTTGAGTATAGTGGGAGTTTTCCAACTTCAAAGATAGACCATCAGTGA
- the LOC126716121 gene encoding leucine-rich repeat receptor protein kinase HPCA1-like isoform X3, with amino-acid sequence MGGRTGTLLLLLLFMQYLVIALTANDASNDDFKGLLSLQDELKNTPNWKGSADPCDNWEGIRCTNSRVTSLILTSMNLMGKLSSEISQLSELQTLDLSYNKNITGQLPSSIGNLMNLINLNLIGCSFSGSIPDTIGNLQKLITLSLNNNSFSGPIPTSIGRLSNLYWLDLAENQLDGPLPVSDGNTPGLDMLVKAKHLLLSNNFLTGNIPETLGSVTDLEVIRFDRNSLSGPVPSNLNNLVNVGELYLSNNKLTGPIPDLTGMNNLHYVDMSNNSFDESDFPPWISSLESLTTLMMENTHCQGEVPVNLFSLTNLQTVVLRNNRLSGTLDVGTTYSNQLQLIDLQNNSIESFTTRAKGYDKKLILVDNPFCENKFESYCMVPQSKNTSTFSTPPNNCQPINCNLDQDSSPNCKCAYPYKGTLFFRAPSFSDLGNPSYYIDIQGSLMKFAQSHKLPVDSVSISNPFKDSSENLEMSIQVFPFGQDHFNRTGISNIGFVLSNQTFKPPDKFGPFYFKAMPYGPFSEEYTESKKQSSIAIIIGVAIGGTVLLLLLLLAGFYAFHQKRRAERASDQLHPFARWDPNNGSGGVPQLKGARCFSFEELKKYTNKFSEENSIGSGGYGKVYLGTLSTGQLIAIKRAQEESMQGGLEFKTEIELLSRVHHKNLVSLVGFCFDQGEQMLVYEYVPNGSLKDNLSGKSGFRMDWMRRLKIALGAARGLAYLHELANPPIIHRDIKSTNILLDEHLNAKVSDFGLSKPMGEGEKGHVSTQVKGTMGYLDPEYYMTQQLTEKSDVYSFGVLMLELITARMPIERGKYIVRVVQTAIDRTKDLYNLQEIIDPTIGLQTSLKGLEKFVDLAMRCVEESGSNRPAMGDVVKEIENIMQMVGLNPNAESTSTSASYEDVCKGNSGHPYSNEGFEYSGSFPTSKIDHQ; translated from the exons atgggtggaagaacaGGAActctgctgctgctgctgcttttCATGCAATATTTGGTTATAGCACTCACAGCCAACGATGCTTCAAACGACGACT TTAAAGGTCTACTGTCTCTCCAGGATGAGTTGAAGAACACACCAAATTGGAAGGGTAGTGCTGATCCTTGTGACAATTGGGAAGGGATTAGGTGCACCAATTCGCGTGTGACCTCCTT AATATTGACAAGCATGAATTTGATGGGGAAACTATCTAGTGAGATCAGCCAGTTGTCTGAGTTGCAGACTTT gGATCTCTCTTACAACAAGAATATAACAGGACAACTTCCAAGTTCAATTGGGAATTTAATGAACCTAATAAACCT AAACCTGATCGGTTGCAGTTTCTCTGGCTCTATTCCAGACACAATAGGAAATCTACAGAAGCTAATTACTCT ATCTCTGAATAATAATAGCTTCAGTGGACCTATTCCTACTTCTATTGGTCGTCTTTCCAACCTTTATTGGCTAGACCTAGCTGAAAACCAGCTTGATGGACCTCTACCAGTCTCTGATGGGAATACACCTGGTCTCGATATGCTAGTTAAGGCAAAGCACTT gCTTCTTAGCAACAATTTTCTCACCGGCAACATTCCTGAAACCCTTGGATCTGTGACGGATTTGGAGGTGAT ACGCTTTGATAGGAATTCATTAAGTGGGCCCGTACCTTCAAACCTCAATAATCTTGTAAATGTTGGCGAGCT GTACTTGTCCAACAATAAGCTGACTGGTCCTATACCTGACCTTACTGGCATGAACAACCTCCATTATGT GGATATGAGCAACAATAGTTTCGATGAGTCTGACTTTCCTCCATGGATTTCATCCTTAGAGTCTTTGACGACATT AATGATGGAAAACACACATTGTCAAGGAGAAGTTCCTGTTAACTTATTCAGCCTTACCAATTTACAGACTGT GGTATTAAGGAACAACCGGCTCAGTGGCACCTTAGATGTTGGCACCACCTATAGCAACCAACTGCAACTTATCGATCTGCAGAACAATTCAATTGAAAGCTTCACAACAAGAGCTAAAGGATACGACAAGAAATTGAT ACTTGTGGATAACCCATTTTGTGAGAATAAATTCGAGAGTTACTGCATGGTTCCCCAATCAAAAAACACTAGTACATTCTCAACTCCACCAAATAACTGTCAGCCTATAAACTGCAATTTGGATCAAGATTCCAGCCCCAATTGTAAATGTGCATATCCATACAAGGGAACTCTATTTTTTCGTGCACCTTCCTTCTCAGATTTGGGAAACCCAAGTTACTACATAGATATTCAGGGGTCTCTAATGAAATTTGCGCAGTCCCACAAACTGCCTGTGGATTCAGTTTCCATAAGTAACCCCTTCAAAGACTCATCTGAAAACCTTGAAATGAGCATACAAGTCTTCCCATTTGGTCAAGATCATTTCAATCGAACAGGAATATCTAACATTGGGTTTGTGCTTAGCAACCAGACATTTAAGCCTCCAGATAAATTTGGACCCTTCTATTTTAAGGCTATGCCATATGGACCCTTTTCAG AGGAATACACAGAGTCAAAAAAACAGTCAAGCATAGCCATTATTATTGGAGTAGCAATTGGTGGCACTGTCCTGCTGCTTCTATTACTCTTAGCAGGGTTTTATGCATTCCACCAAAAAAGAAGAGCAGAGAGAGCATCTGATCAATTACACCCTTTTG CACGCTGGGATCCAAATAATGGCAGTGGTGGCGTTCCTCAGTTGAAAGGAGCAAGATGTTTCTCTTTTGAAGAGCTTAAGAAGTACACCAACAAGTTTTCTGAAGAAAATTCTATTGGATCTGGGGGTTATGGAAAG GTTTATTTGGGGACTCTTTCCACTGGTCAACTAATTGCCATCAAACGAGCTCAGGAAGAATCAATGCAGGGTGGCCTTGAGTTCAAAACCGAGATTGAACTTCTGTCAAGAGTTCATCATAAGAATCTTGTCAGCcttgttggtttttgtttcgATCAAGGTGAACAAATGCTTGTATATGAGTATGTTCCAAATGGATCTCTAAAGGATAACCTTTCAG GGAAGTCAGGATTTAGGATGGATTGGATGAGGAGACTAAAAATAGCACTTGGTGCAGCTAGAGGCCTGGCCTATCTTCATGAACTTGCTAACCCTCCTATTATACACAGGGACATTAAGTCAACCAACATTCTCTTGGATGAACACTTAAATGCAAAAGTTTCTGATTTTGGACTGTCTAAGCCTATGGGTGAAGGAGAAAAGGGCCATGTCAGCACTCAAGTTAAAGGCACAATG GGGTACTTGGATCCTGAGTATTACATGACTCAGCAATTGACTGAAAAGAGTGATGTATATAGCTTTGGAGTGCTAATGCTGGAGCTGATAACTGCAAGAATGCCAATTGAAAGGGGGAAATATATTGTAAGAGTGGTACAAACGGCAATTGATAGAACGAAAGATCTATACAACCTTCAAGAAATTATAGACCCTACCATTGGTTTGCAAACATCACTGAAAGGTCTAGAGAAGTTTGTGGACCTGGCAATGAGGTGTGTTGAAGAATCAGGAAGCAACAGGCCGGCAATGGGTGATGTGGTGAAGGAGATTGAGAACATAATGCAGATGGTTGGTTTGAACCCCAATGCTGAATCTACATCCACTTCAGCCAGTTATGAGGATGTATGTAAGGGGAACTCAGGCCATCCTTACAGCAATGAGGGCTTTGAGTATAGTGGGAGTTTTCCAACTTCAAAGATAGACCATCAGTGA
- the LOC126716121 gene encoding leucine-rich repeat receptor protein kinase HPCA1-like isoform X1, giving the protein MGGRTGTLLLLLLFMQYLVIALTANDASNDDFKGLLSLQDELKNTPNWKGSADPCDNWEGIRCTNSRVTSLILTSMNLMGKLSSEISQLSELQTLDLSYNKNITGQLPSSIGNLMNLINLNLIGCSFSGSIPDTIGNLQKLITLSLNNNSFSGPIPTSIGRLSNLYWLDLAENQLDGPLPVSDGNTPGLDMLVKAKHFHLEKNKFLGEIPSKLFSSNMVLKHLLLSNNFLTGNIPETLGSVTDLEVIRFDRNSLSGPVPSNLNNLVNVGELYLSNNKLTGPIPDLTGMNNLHYVDMSNNSFDESDFPPWISSLESLTTLMMENTHCQGEVPVNLFSLTNLQTVVLRNNRLSGTLDVGTTYSNQLQLIDLQNNSIESFTTRAKGYDKKLILVDNPFCENKFESYCMVPQSKNTSTFSTPPNNCQPINCNLDQDSSPNCKCAYPYKGTLFFRAPSFSDLGNPSYYIDIQGSLMKFAQSHKLPVDSVSISNPFKDSSENLEMSIQVFPFGQDHFNRTGISNIGFVLSNQTFKPPDKFGPFYFKAMPYGPFSEEYTESKKQSSIAIIIGVAIGGTVLLLLLLLAGFYAFHQKRRAERASDQLHPFARWDPNNGSGGVPQLKGARCFSFEELKKYTNKFSEENSIGSGGYGKVYLGTLSTGQLIAIKRAQEESMQGGLEFKTEIELLSRVHHKNLVSLVGFCFDQGEQMLVYEYVPNGSLKDNLSGKSGFRMDWMRRLKIALGAARGLAYLHELANPPIIHRDIKSTNILLDEHLNAKVSDFGLSKPMGEGEKGHVSTQVKGTMGYLDPEYYMTQQLTEKSDVYSFGVLMLELITARMPIERGKYIVRVVQTAIDRTKDLYNLQEIIDPTIGLQTSLKGLEKFVDLAMRCVEESGSNRPAMGDVVKEIENIMQMVGLNPNAESTSTSASYEDVCKGNSGHPYSNEGFEYSGSFPTSKIDHQ; this is encoded by the exons atgggtggaagaacaGGAActctgctgctgctgctgcttttCATGCAATATTTGGTTATAGCACTCACAGCCAACGATGCTTCAAACGACGACT TTAAAGGTCTACTGTCTCTCCAGGATGAGTTGAAGAACACACCAAATTGGAAGGGTAGTGCTGATCCTTGTGACAATTGGGAAGGGATTAGGTGCACCAATTCGCGTGTGACCTCCTT AATATTGACAAGCATGAATTTGATGGGGAAACTATCTAGTGAGATCAGCCAGTTGTCTGAGTTGCAGACTTT gGATCTCTCTTACAACAAGAATATAACAGGACAACTTCCAAGTTCAATTGGGAATTTAATGAACCTAATAAACCT AAACCTGATCGGTTGCAGTTTCTCTGGCTCTATTCCAGACACAATAGGAAATCTACAGAAGCTAATTACTCT ATCTCTGAATAATAATAGCTTCAGTGGACCTATTCCTACTTCTATTGGTCGTCTTTCCAACCTTTATTGGCTAGACCTAGCTGAAAACCAGCTTGATGGACCTCTACCAGTCTCTGATGGGAATACACCTGGTCTCGATATGCTAGTTAAGGCAAAGCACTT CCATCTCGAAAAGAATAAGTTCTTAGGTGAAATTCCATCTAAACTTTTCAGCTCAAACATGGTTCTGAAACATTT gCTTCTTAGCAACAATTTTCTCACCGGCAACATTCCTGAAACCCTTGGATCTGTGACGGATTTGGAGGTGAT ACGCTTTGATAGGAATTCATTAAGTGGGCCCGTACCTTCAAACCTCAATAATCTTGTAAATGTTGGCGAGCT GTACTTGTCCAACAATAAGCTGACTGGTCCTATACCTGACCTTACTGGCATGAACAACCTCCATTATGT GGATATGAGCAACAATAGTTTCGATGAGTCTGACTTTCCTCCATGGATTTCATCCTTAGAGTCTTTGACGACATT AATGATGGAAAACACACATTGTCAAGGAGAAGTTCCTGTTAACTTATTCAGCCTTACCAATTTACAGACTGT GGTATTAAGGAACAACCGGCTCAGTGGCACCTTAGATGTTGGCACCACCTATAGCAACCAACTGCAACTTATCGATCTGCAGAACAATTCAATTGAAAGCTTCACAACAAGAGCTAAAGGATACGACAAGAAATTGAT ACTTGTGGATAACCCATTTTGTGAGAATAAATTCGAGAGTTACTGCATGGTTCCCCAATCAAAAAACACTAGTACATTCTCAACTCCACCAAATAACTGTCAGCCTATAAACTGCAATTTGGATCAAGATTCCAGCCCCAATTGTAAATGTGCATATCCATACAAGGGAACTCTATTTTTTCGTGCACCTTCCTTCTCAGATTTGGGAAACCCAAGTTACTACATAGATATTCAGGGGTCTCTAATGAAATTTGCGCAGTCCCACAAACTGCCTGTGGATTCAGTTTCCATAAGTAACCCCTTCAAAGACTCATCTGAAAACCTTGAAATGAGCATACAAGTCTTCCCATTTGGTCAAGATCATTTCAATCGAACAGGAATATCTAACATTGGGTTTGTGCTTAGCAACCAGACATTTAAGCCTCCAGATAAATTTGGACCCTTCTATTTTAAGGCTATGCCATATGGACCCTTTTCAG AGGAATACACAGAGTCAAAAAAACAGTCAAGCATAGCCATTATTATTGGAGTAGCAATTGGTGGCACTGTCCTGCTGCTTCTATTACTCTTAGCAGGGTTTTATGCATTCCACCAAAAAAGAAGAGCAGAGAGAGCATCTGATCAATTACACCCTTTTG CACGCTGGGATCCAAATAATGGCAGTGGTGGCGTTCCTCAGTTGAAAGGAGCAAGATGTTTCTCTTTTGAAGAGCTTAAGAAGTACACCAACAAGTTTTCTGAAGAAAATTCTATTGGATCTGGGGGTTATGGAAAG GTTTATTTGGGGACTCTTTCCACTGGTCAACTAATTGCCATCAAACGAGCTCAGGAAGAATCAATGCAGGGTGGCCTTGAGTTCAAAACCGAGATTGAACTTCTGTCAAGAGTTCATCATAAGAATCTTGTCAGCcttgttggtttttgtttcgATCAAGGTGAACAAATGCTTGTATATGAGTATGTTCCAAATGGATCTCTAAAGGATAACCTTTCAG GGAAGTCAGGATTTAGGATGGATTGGATGAGGAGACTAAAAATAGCACTTGGTGCAGCTAGAGGCCTGGCCTATCTTCATGAACTTGCTAACCCTCCTATTATACACAGGGACATTAAGTCAACCAACATTCTCTTGGATGAACACTTAAATGCAAAAGTTTCTGATTTTGGACTGTCTAAGCCTATGGGTGAAGGAGAAAAGGGCCATGTCAGCACTCAAGTTAAAGGCACAATG GGGTACTTGGATCCTGAGTATTACATGACTCAGCAATTGACTGAAAAGAGTGATGTATATAGCTTTGGAGTGCTAATGCTGGAGCTGATAACTGCAAGAATGCCAATTGAAAGGGGGAAATATATTGTAAGAGTGGTACAAACGGCAATTGATAGAACGAAAGATCTATACAACCTTCAAGAAATTATAGACCCTACCATTGGTTTGCAAACATCACTGAAAGGTCTAGAGAAGTTTGTGGACCTGGCAATGAGGTGTGTTGAAGAATCAGGAAGCAACAGGCCGGCAATGGGTGATGTGGTGAAGGAGATTGAGAACATAATGCAGATGGTTGGTTTGAACCCCAATGCTGAATCTACATCCACTTCAGCCAGTTATGAGGATGTATGTAAGGGGAACTCAGGCCATCCTTACAGCAATGAGGGCTTTGAGTATAGTGGGAGTTTTCCAACTTCAAAGATAGACCATCAGTGA